In the Kwoniella pini CBS 10737 chromosome 7, complete sequence genome, one interval contains:
- a CDS encoding leukotriene A-4 hydrolase/aminopeptidase: MSFTPHFSNNYSSPFDKDQATLSNYLEIITKHININWEINWNEKIFNGNVELKMESKKNDLNEIKLDSSFLNIKKVEIDNKIIEYSLGDRIEVMGQALTITLPKSLNKGEIVTIKITYSTTPQCTAVGWLEPNQTKSGKNPYLYSQAQAIHARSMLPCQDTPAIKSTYEAKVISERGLEVLLSGQRKNVKELNQNGKREFTYSQPVGIPSYLIAIAAGELTHKSFDNLKGRNWSTGCWTEPLNMDKAYQEFKEDTANFVKTAEDLTSPYKFGVYDILFLPESFPYGGMENSCLTFATPTIIAGDKSQVDVVAHEISHSWFGNGIGCASWSHFWLNEGWTTYLERLIMRETHGELDRQLSYTVGRRGLVGDLERLNPRFQKLVIEYKEHEDPDEGYSQVPYEKGANFLLYLERTLGGLENFIPYMKDYVRTFEGTSITTDQWREHLFHYFGQHKDGEELTRRLGKVDWDEWLHGGGPDLCVDIEYDDTLSKACYDLAAKWDKARNGDVAGFSKDDIKEFSSTQTVVFLDKLETYDTLPPKVVASLDKLYGLGSTGNAEIALRFYEIALKSGPEYAESAAKWVINKGRMKFCRPVFRLLNEQTPELAKKIFLKHANFYHPIARKMIAKDLGVKVD; the protein is encoded by the exons atGTCATTTACACCTCATTTTTCGAATAATTATTCTTCaccatttgataaagatcaagctactttatcaaattatttagAAATTATAACTAAACATATTAATATAAATTGGGAAATTAATTGGAATGAAAAAATATTTAATGGAAATgtagaattaaaaatggaaagtaaaaaaaatgatttaaatgaaattaaattagataGTAgttttttaaatattaaaaaagttgaaattgataataaaattatt GAATATTCACTTGGAGATCGAATTGAAGTTATGGGTCAAGCTTTAACAATtactttacctaaatcattaaataaaGGCGAA ATCGTAACTATTAAAATTACCTACTCTACTACACCACAATGTACAGCTGTAGGATGGTTAGAACCTAATCAAACTAAATCTGGAAAAAATCCTTATTTATATTCACAAGCTCAAGCAATTCATGCTAGATCTATGTTACCTTGTCAAGATACTCCAGCTATAAAATCTACATATGAAGCAAAAGTAATTAGTGAAAGAGGATTAGAAGTTTTATTAAGTGGACAAAGAAAAAATgttaaagaattaaatcaaaatggaaaaagagaatttaCTTATTCTCAA CCCGTTGGAATCCCTTCATACCTTATTGCTATAGCTGCAGGTGAACTTACtcataaatcatttgataatttaaaaggTAGAAATTGGTCTACTGGATGTTGGACTGAA CCATTAAATATGGATAAAGCTTATCAAGAGTTCAAAGAAGATACTGCCAA CTTTGTCAAAACAGCCGAAGATTTGACTTCGCCTTATAAATTCGgtgtatatgatatattgTTTTTACCCGAATCATTCCCTTATGGAG GAATGGAGAATTCATGTTTGACTTTCGCTACTCCAACTATCATTGCCGGAGATAAGAGTCAAGTAGATGTTGTAGCCCATGAAATCAGTCAT TCATGGTTCGGTAATGGCATAGGATGTGCTTCTTGGTCGCATTTCTGGCTTAATGAG GGATGGACAACTTACCTTGAAAGACTT ATCATGCGAGAAACACATGGTGAATTGGATAGACAGTT ATCATACACCGTTGGGCGAAGAGGTCTAGTAGGTGACCTTGAAAGATTAAACCCTAGATTCCAAAAACTGGTCATTGAATATAAAGAACATGAAGATC CCGATGAGGGATATAGTCAAGTTCCATATGAAAAG GGAGCCaacttccttctttaccttgaAAGAACTCTTGGAGGTTTGGAGAACTTCATCCCTTATATGAAAGATTACGTTAGAACTTTTGAGGGAACATCAATAACGACTGATCAATGGAGAGAACATCTTTTCCATTATTTCGGACAACataaagatggtgaagaattGACTAGAAGATTAGGTAAAGTAGATTGGGATGAA TGGCTTCATGGAGGAGGGCCCGACCTTTgtgttgatattgaataCGATGATACTTTATCGAAAGCT TGTTATGACCTTGCTGCGAAATGGGATAAAGCGAGAAATGGAGATGTAGCGGGATTCagtaaagatgatatcaaGGAATTCTCATCGACACAGACAG TTGTCTTCCTTGACAAACTTGAAACATACGACACACTCCCACCTAAAGTTGTCGCATCACTTGACAAATTATACGGATTAGGATCTACAGGAAATGCAGAAATTGCGTTAAGATTTTACGAAATTGCACTTAAAAGTGGACCTGAGTATGCAGAATCTGCTGCAA AATGGGTAATTAATAAAGGTAGAATGAAATTCTGTAGACCTGTATTTAGATTATTAAATGAACAAACACCTGAATTGGCTAAAAAGATTTTCTTAAAACATGCTAATTTCTAT CATCCTATTGCTAGGAAAATGATCGCTAAAGATTTAGGAGTAAAGGTTGATTAA